In Pararge aegeria chromosome 17, ilParAegt1.1, whole genome shotgun sequence, one genomic interval encodes:
- the LOC120631213 gene encoding uncharacterized protein LOC120631213, which translates to MRRSRAVCIVVRREASYCLRDMLAARLALLALLAALARASMREPAAYAVEHATLLNEAERRDREVGLHVRAALRLRPAWAAADQLLLQFELLSPKLYGRGKHVNADFVQIESVWDAYPHSTFYAHWKEGLIQQVYLDPDELIDIQNFKRSLISLFQFQVAEGQRNETDATGQCEVQYEAPSETTVRKVKRRCRSAGWAPGGAGARRLARYSLAGGALREAHAEELLALGAAPLAALKVRAWLRATRTEPAPPPLAPHRSLADALAALPPELRAAPLPVPPPRADAPAADASAPAPSDSELTELARRAGHAAPGHGGSLRAARAALALMAAPPARLAALLRDGADADALAGLCAALGLVASAPAHGAAAAFLRLRHADAPQRLARVYFAALALAPGPADAVVDDALALGDDLPDAALADAALLAGAAAASRASPAAQERARARLVRGLARCAHDACRAVRAAALANLRRADAAEPLLRLAERGGAAGEAALDALDELAAAHGAPAGAAARLERLALGAGPAELRAAALDLLLLGAAEAPWALPRVLLRLREQRAGELLRLAWQRLRALAERHEPVRLLLRLLPPELRGWDARASAGEGRAIFVRSFRLCSTRRVGGTEMLRCGQDSIERIVTRKLGDAESLKRYATRARFMNCLMEFKSLDSDSRIGKALPSTSALLLRELAARGGWRAQLESRQLAGGAALRRGRVRVLALAPDGARAPALGVELRARGLGALAGDAGDAGDADDGEAPGAALALAVGGARLPELPLFAGRAELLGHVWAGSASEPTPVLRALWPLAGARVALPLLGGAALRFEQTALLAAALDADAQASLWARTARARLSLRAALAARGEARVRAAWGALDARGEAELEPRMRIGADADFYDGAALCVRVRVDDYGHRCATDKHSFDRWVRNKSGSPGWQRAVPARDLTNELIAVDFVKLQLLHF; encoded by the exons ATGCGCAGGAGTCGTGCGGTGTGTATCGTTGTACGGCGAGAAGCTAGCTATTGTTTACGAGATATGCTTGCGGCGCGACTTGCGCTGCTCGCGCTGCTGGCCGCGCTGGCGCGCGCGAGCATGCGCGAGCCGGCCGCGTACGCCGTGGAGCACGCGACGCTGCTGAACGAGGCGGAGCGGCGCGACCGCGAGGTGGGCCTGCACGTGCGCGCGGCGCTGCGCCTGCGCCCCGCCTGGGCGGCCGCCGACCAGCTGCTGCTGCAGTTCGAG CTGCTATCTCCAAAGCTATACGGGCGCGGCAAGCATGTGAATGCTGACTTTGTGCAAATAGAGTCAGTGTGGGACGCCTACCCGCACTCCACCTTCTATGCACACTGGAAGGAAGGGCTCATCCAACAGGTGTACTTAGACCCAGATGAGCTGATAGACATTCAGAACTTTAAAAGATCACTGATCAGTTTGTTCCAG TTTCAAGTGGCGGAGGGCCAGCGCAACGAGACGGACGCCACGGGGCAGTGCGAGGTGCAGTACGAGGCGCCCTCCGAGACCACCGTGCGGAAGGTCAAG CGGCGCTGCCGGAGCGCGGGCTGGGCGCCGGGCGGCGCCGGGGCGCGGCGCCTGGCGCGCTACTCGCTGGCCGGCGGCGCGCTGCGCGAGGCGCACGCGGAGGAGCTGCTGGCGCTGGGCGCGGCGCCGCTGGCCGCGCTGAAGGTGCGCGCCTGGCTGCGCGCCACGCGCACCGAGCCCGCGCCGCCGCCACTGGCGCCGCACCGCTCGCTGGCGGACGCGCTGGCCGCGCTGCCGCCGGAGCTGCGCGCCGCGCCGCTGCCGGTGCCGCCGCCGCGCGCCGACGCGCCGGCCGCCGACGCG AGCGCGCCGGCGCCCAGCGACTCCGAGCTGACGGAGCTGGCGCGCCGGGCGGGCCACGCGGCGCCGGGCCACGGCGGCTCGCTGCGGGCGGCGCGCGCCGCGCTGGCGCTAATggccgcgccgcccgcgcgcCTGGCCGCGCTGCTGCGAGACGGCGCCGACGCCGACGCGCTGGCCGGCCTGTGCGCCGCGCTGGGCCTGGTCGCCAGCGCGCCCGCGCACGGAGCCGCCGCCGCCTTCCTGCGCCTGCGCCACGCCGACGCGCcgcagcgcctcgcgcgcgTCTACTTCGCGGCGCTGGCGCTGGCGCCCGGCCCCGCCGACGCGGTCGTGGACGACGCGCTGGCGCTCGGCGACGACCTGCCCGACGCGGCGCTGGCCGACGCCGCGCTGCTGGCCGGCGCCGCCGCCGCCTCGCGCGCCTCCCCCGCCGCGCAGGAGCGCGCGCGCGCGCGGCTGGTGCGCGGGCTGGCGCGCTGCGCGCACGACGCGTGCCGGGCCGTGCGCGCCGCGGCGCTGGCCAACCTGCGGCGCGCCGACGCCGCCGAGCCGCTGCTGCGGCTGGCGgagcgcggcggcgcggcgggcgagGCGGCGCTGGACGCGCTGGACGAGCTGGCGGCGGCGCACGGGGCgccggcgggcgcggcggcgcgTCTGGAGCGGCTGGCGCTGGGCGCGGGCCCGGCGGAGCTGCGCGCGGCGGCGCTGGACCTGCTGCTGCTGGGCGCGGCGGAGGCGCCGTGGGCGCTGCCGCGCGTGCTGCTGCGGCTGCGCGAGCAGCGCGCGGGCGAGCTGCTGCGGCTGGCGTGGCAGCGGCTGCGCGCGCTGGCCGAGCGGCACGAGCCCGTGCGCCTGCTGCTGCGGCTGCTGCCGCCGGAGCTGCGCGGGTGGGACGCGCGGGCGTCGGCGGGTGAGGGCCGCGCCATTTTTGTTcgaagctttcgattgtgttcgAC TCGTCGCGTCGGTGGTACTGAGATGCTTCGATGCGGTCAGGATTCGATAGAACGCATTGTTACGAGGAAGCTCGGAGACGCCGAATCGCTCAAACGATATGCTACTAGAGCACGCTTTATGAATTGCCTGATGGAGTTCAAATCTCTCGACTCTGACTCTCGAATCGGAAAGGCGCTCCCGA GCACGTCGGCGCTGCTGCTGCGCGAGCTGGCGGCGCGCGGCGGCTGGCGCGCGCAGCTGGAGTCGCGGCAGctggcgggcggcgcggcgctgCGGCGCGGCCGCGTGCGCGTGCTGGCGCTGGCGCCCGACGGCGCGCGCGCGCCGGCGCTGGGCGTGGAGCTGCGCGCGCGCGGCCTGGGCGCGCTGGCGGGCGACGCGGGCGACGCGGGCGACGCGGACGACGGCGAAGCGCCGGGCGCCGCGCTGGCGCTGGCCGTGGGCGGCGCGCGCCTGCCCGAGCTGCCGCTGTTCGCGGGGCGGGCCGAGCTGCTGGGCCACGTGTGGGCGGGCAGCGCCAGCGAGCCCACGCCCGTGCTGCGCGCGCTGTGGCCGCTGGCGGGCGCGCGCGTGGCGCTGCCGCTGCTGGGCGGCGCGGCGCTGCGCTTCGAGCAGACGGCGCTGCTGGCGGCGGCGCTGGACGCGGACGCGCAGGCGTCGCTGTGGGCGCGCACGGCGCGCGCGCGACTGTCGCTGCGCGCGGCGCTGGCGGCGCGGGGCGAGGCGCGCGTGCGCGCGGCGTGGGGCGCGCTGGACGCGCGGGGCGAGGCGGAGCTGGAGCCGCGCATGCGCATCGGCGCGGACGCGGACTTCTACGACGGCGCGGCGCTGTGCGTGCGCGTGCGCGTGGACGACTACGGCCACAGGTGCGCTACCGATAAACATTCATTCGATCGGTGGGTTAGAAATAAGTCGGGAAGTCCCGGCTGGCAGAGGGCAGTTCCTGCCAGGGATTTAACTAATGAACTCATCGCTGTCGACTTTGTAAAATTGCAACTTTTGCATTTCTAG